From Scomber scombrus chromosome 21, fScoSco1.1, whole genome shotgun sequence, one genomic window encodes:
- the nrap gene encoding nebulin-related-anchoring protein isoform X1 has translation MQSCARCGFVVYPAEKINCIDQNWHKACFHCDVCKMVLTANNFVSHKKRPYCSVHNPRNNTFTSVYETPININAKKQSKASSELKYREDGDRFMSTFHLDMRSMELEKARLANQMASLSSMFKQAFQSQSEFSQQQTWYSGMVTNQEIVTVSQAQKTISDVKYTEEYEQSKGKGSFPAMITPGYQTAKNASTLASSVEYKKGHEERLSKYTTFVDPPEVLLAKKQGQIASDYAYTEEYEQQRGKGSFPAHLTPGYMMSKKATEQASDIKYRQMYEQEMKGKASTEVALAEAVHAKENAENFSQIAYTEEYEQQRGKGSFPAMITPGYCHAKKAQENASDLKYRKDFKKMKGTSHYHSLTSEDNLALMNARKINKIVSEVEYKKDLENTKGHSINFCETPQFLNAAKVAKFTSDNKYKQKYTSDMKGNYKDSGIDKRTTHAMKVRNLASNISYKQGTEQEQGEYTYQATLTPGYKSQRKLDILKDKNYRQHIDQVKYNAVADTPEIILAKKNADLVSNRNYKADYEKTKHQYTLSKDLLQIKKAKANAALSSDIKYKEEWEKTKSKACDIGLDGLSVKAAKASRDLASDIKYKEAYMKNKETAVGVNMSDSRTLHSLQVAKMNSDIEYRKGSKESQSQYSLPKDMINLSHAKKAQALASDLEYRTKLHDYTVMPDDIKVQQAKKAYSLQSENQYRSDLSWMKGVGWEADGCLNMTQAKKAGEMLSDNKYRQKADSIKFTQVADDLSIKHAKKSQELQSDLAYKADTEQIIHQYTMTKDEPLFRQAKANADLLSGKVYKSNWEKQREKGFELHLDSLSILTAKAKRDLASDVKYREQYERNKGKVIGIKSVSDDSQMAHSALATKLQSDRNYKKSYEDTKTNVSVSLDMLNISHAKKAQDLATDTNYRTILHEYTTPSTDMNVTWAKKVYGLQSDKQYRSDLNWMKGAAWEGSKSLDVQQAKKAGELVSEKKYRQDVSGLKFTSVENTPEMVQAKLSNKLAIDRLYREKGENLKHNYTVSEEMPEFVQAKLNAMNISESRYKESWTKIRDGGYKLRLDAIPFQSAKASAEILSDQKYREDFEKTKGKMIGLKGLQDDLNMSHSVYASTLQSDVKYKKDSAKELSKFNLSMDMLEVAHAKKAQSLVSDQDYRLTLHEYTTLPDDMKVQAAKRAYALQSEKVYRSDLNYLRGAAWIATGALQIEGSKKATDLISDKKYRQQPYHFKHTSVADSPDIIHAKLSGQITNERLYKEKGVNDQHNYTITTEQPEMTQAKINAANFSETKYKESWHTLRAQGYKLTMQDIPFQAAKSSTGIASDYMYKHNHLLEKGKHIGAKSVLDDPRLLHCLQAGRLASDQEYRKDALTASGQYHLTQDMIHLVTAKNAQALASDQDYRKKLHEYTVLPDDMKVKWAKKAYDLQSEKLYKSDLNFMKGVAWDGVGAPQLESAKKAGALLSDKKYRQLPDSLKFTSVTDSPDIVHAKTSYQQCSERLYKSGKNDDMHKYTLHSDDPDFIRAKINAQQISDKVYKASGEQVKTLGCDLRLDAIPFQTAKASRQIASDFRYKASHLKEKGQQVGLRCVEDDPKMVHSLAASKLQSNLEYKRQSKEERSNFKIHADQPEFLQAKKSQAQASNLSYRHKLHDYTCDPEQLNLKHAKQAYKLQSDVNYKSDLNWTRGVGWTPPGSHKAELARRAAELGLAEGVSTDEAIAKYQNMMMVYRQQQMEQQQQQQQQQQQMSEQVETSEEIQQGVNMDAMEVLHVKRKKTTQMVQKKSTSTTTSFKSMEKKSSSTTSSSSSALQNTIKTSMSSKAAAIEDA, from the exons ATGCAGTCCTGTGCACGTTGTGGGTTTGTGGTCTACCCGGCCGAGAAGATCAACTGCATTGACCAG AATTGGCACAAAGCATGTTTTCACTGTGATGTCTGCAAGATGGTGCTGACCGCCAACAACTTTGTCAGCCACAAGAAGAGGCCATACTGCTCTGT ACACAACCCAAGGAACAATACATTCACCAGTGTCTACGAAACCCCCATCAACATCAatgcaaagaaacaaagcaaagcGAGCAGTGAG CTGAAGTATCGCGAAGATGGCGATCGCTTTATGTCTACCTTCCACCTTGACATGAGGTCCATGGAGCTGGAGAAGGCTCGTCTAGCCAATCAGATGGCCA GTTTGTCTTCCATGTTCAAACAGGCCTTTCAGTCTCAGTCTGAGTTCTCACAACAGCAGACGTGGTACTCAGGCATGGTGACCAACCAGGAGATAGTAACAGTATCTCAGGCCCAGAAGACCATCAGTGAT GTGAAGTACACGGAGGAGTATGAACAGTCAAAAGGAAAAGGCAGCTTTCCTGCCATGATCACACCAGGATACCAGACTGCAAAAAATGCTAGTACTTTGGCCAGTAGC gtggaGTATAAAAAAGGACATGAGGAGAGACTTTCAAAGTACACCACCTTTGTTGACCCCCCAGAGGTGCTTTTGGCCAAGAAACAAGGACAAATTGCCAGTGAT taCGCTTATACAGAAGAGTATGAGCAGCAAAGAGGCAAAGGCAGTTTCCCTGCACATCTCACACCTGGATACATGATGTCAAAGAAGGCTACTGAGCAGGCCAGTGAT ATCAAATATCGTCAGATGTATGAACAGGAGATGAAAGGTAAAGCCAGCACTGAGGTTGCATTAGCTGAAGCAGTCCATGCCAAAGAAAATGCTGAGAATTTCAGCCAG ATTGCCTATACTGAAGAGTACGAACAACAACGAGGCAAAGGAAGTTTCCCAGCAATGATCACTCCCGGTTATTGTCATGCAAAGAAGGCTCAAGAAAATGCAAGTGAT CTAAAATACAGaaaggactttaaaaaaatgaagggCACATCGCACTACCACAGTCTGACCTCCGAGGACAATCTGGCCTTGATGAACGCCCGAAAAATCAACAAAATTGTCAGTGAG GTGGAGTACAAAAAGGATCTGGAGAATACCAAAGGTCACAGCATCAATTTCTGTGAAACACCACAGTTTCTAAATGCAGCCAAAGTTGCCAAGTTCACAAGTGAT aacaagtACAAACAGAAGTACACCAGTGATATGAAGGGCAACTATAAAGACTCTGGAATCGATAAGAGGACCACGCATGCCATGAAAGTCAGGAATTTGGCGAGTAAT ATTTCTTACAAACAAGGCACTGAACAAGAGCAGGGTGAATACACCTACCAAGCCACCCTCACACCAGGCTACAAGAGCCAAAGGAAACTGGACATACTAAAAGAT AAGAACTACAGGCAACATATTGACCAGGTCAAGTACAATGCAGTGGCAGACACACCTGAGATTATTCTAGCAAAGAAAAATGCTGATCTTGTCAGCAAT CGGAATTACAAGGCAGACTATGAAAAGACTAAGCATCAGTACACACTGTCCAAGGACCTGCTTCAAATCAAAAAAGCCAAAGCCAATGCCGCCTTGAGCAGTGAT ATTAAATATAAGGAGGAGTGGGAGAAGACAAAGTCTAAAGCCTGCGACATCGGTTTGGACGGCCTGAGTGTCAAAGCAGCAAAGGCTTCTCGAGACCTCGCCAGTGAT ATTAAATACAAAGAAGCCTATATGAAGAACAAGGAAACAGCAGTGGGGGTCAACATGAGCGACTCCAGGACTCTGCACTCTCTTCAAGTGGCCAAGATGAACAGTGAT ATTGAGTACAGGAAGGGCTCCAAGGAGAGCCAGTCCCAGTACAGCCTTCCTAAGGATATGATCAACCTGAGCCATGCCAAAAAGGCCCAAGCCCTCGCTAGTGACCTGGAATATCGCACAAAGCTGCATGACTACACTGTCATGCCTGATGACATCAAGGTCCAGCAGGCCAAAAAGGCTTATTCCCTGCAAAGCGAG AACCAGTATCGTTCAGACCTGAGCTGGATGAAAGGAGTGGGCTGGGAGGCTGACGGATGTCTCAACATGACTCAGGCCAAGAAAGCTGGAGAAATGCTTAGCGAT AACAAATACCGTCAGAAGGCAGACAGCATCAAGTTCACCCAGGTGGCAGACGACCTCTCCATCAAACACGCCAAGAAAAGCCAGGAACTACAGAGCGAT CTGGCATACAAAGCAGACACAGAACAGATTATTCACCAGTACACCATGACAAAGGACGAACCCCTTTTCCGACAAGCAAAAGCTAATGCTGATCTTCTCAGTGGG AAAGTGTACAAGAGCAACTGGGAGAAGCAGAGGGAAAAGGGCTTCGAGCTGCATTTGGACTCACTTTCTATACTCACTGCCAAAGCGAAGAGAGATCTGGCCAGTGAT GTCAAATACAGGGAGCAGTATGAGAGAAACAAAGGCAAGGTGATCGGCATTAAGTCAGTCAGTGATGACTCTCAGATGGCCCACTCTGCTCTGGCCACTAAACTACAGAGTGACCGCAACTACAAGAAGAGTTATGAGGACACAAAGACCAATGTCAG TGTTTCTCTGGATATGCTGAACATCAGCCATGCCAAAAAGGCTCAAGACCTGGCAACTGATACCAATTACAGGACTATCCTCCACGAGTACACTACGCCATCAACTGATATGAATGTCACCTGGGCAAAGAAGGTCTATGGATTACAGAGTGAT AAACAGTACAGGTCCGATCTGAACTGGATGAAGGGTGCCGCCTGGGAGGGCTCAAAATCTCTGGATGTCCAGCAGGCGAAGAAAGCAGGAGAGCTCGTCAGTGAG AAAAAGTATCGTCAGGATGTGAGTGGTCTGAAGTTCACCAGTGTTGAAAACACTCCAGAGATGGTTCAGGCCAAACTTAGCAACAAGCTTGCCATTGAT AGGTTGTACAGGGAGAAGGGTGAAAACTTGAAGCACAACTACACAGTCAGTGAGGAGATGCCTGAATTTGTGCAGGCAAAGCTCAATGCTATGAACATCAGCGAG AGCCGTTATAAAGAATCTTGGACTAAGATACGTGATGGTGGTTACAAGCTGCGTCTGGATGCCATTCCTTTCCAGTCCGCCAAAGCATCTGCAGAAATCCTCAGTGAT CAAAAATACAGAGAAGATTTTGAGAAGACCAAAGGGAAGATGATTGGACTGAAGGGACTGCAGGACGACTTGAACATGTCTCACTCAGTTTACGCCAGCACGCTACAAAGCGAT GTTAAGTACAAAAAAGACTCGGCAAAGGAGCTCTCAAAGTTCAACCTGTCCATGGACATGTTGGAGGTTGCCCATGCCAAAAAGGCACAGTCGCTGGTCAGTGATCAGGACTACAGGCTCACCCTGCATGAGTACACTACACTGCCTGATGACATGAAGGTCCAGGCAGCTAAGAGAGCGTACGCTCTGCAGAGCGAG AAAGTGTATCGCTCCGACCTGAACTACCTGCGTGGTGCAGCCTGGATAGCAACTGGAGCTCTGCAGATTGAAGGCTCCAAGAAGGCCACAGACCTTATTAGTGAT AAAAAGTACCGCCAGCAACCATACCACTTCAAGCACACCTCTGTGGCAGACTCCCCAGATATCATCCATGCTAAACTCAGTGGACAGATTACAAATGAA CGTTTATACAAAGAAAAAGGGGTGAATGATCAACACAACTATACTATCACAACTGAACAACCAGAGATGACTCAAGCAAAGATCAATGCAGCCAACTTTAGTGAG ACCAAGTACAAAGAGTCCTGGCACACTCTGAGGGCTCAGGGCTACAAACTGACCATGCAGGACATCCCTTTCCAGGCTGCCAAGAGTTCCACCGGCATCGCCAGTGAT TACATGTATAAACACAACCATCTGCTGGAAAAAGGGAAGCACATCGGAGCCAAAAGCGTCCTGGATGACCCACGTCTGCTGCACTGCCTGCAGGCGGGTCGACTGGCCAGTGACCAGGAGTACCGCAAGGATGCGCTGACAGCCAGCGGGCAGTACCACCTCACCCAAGACATGATTCATCTGGTGACTGCCAAGAACGCTCAGGCTCTCGCAAGCGATCAGGACTACAGGAAGAAGCTGCACGAGTACACCGTGCTACCTGATGACATGAAAGTCAAGTGGGCCAAAAAGGCTTACGATCTGCAGAGCGAG AAACTGTACAAGTCAGACCTCAACTTCATGAAAGGAGTGGCCTGGGATGGAGTGGGTGCACCTCAGCTGGAGTCGGCTAAGAAGGCTGGAGCACTTTTAAGTGAT AAGAAGTATCGTCAGCTGCCTGACAGCCTGAAGTTTACCTCGGTGACTGATTCTCCTGATATTGTTCACGCTAAGACAAGCTATCAGCAGTGCAGTGAG AGACTGTACAAATCAGGAAAGAACGACGACATGCATAAGTACACCTTACACTCAGATGATCCAGACTTCATCAGAGCCAAGATTAACGCCCAGCAGATAAGTGAT AAAGTCTACAAGGCGTCTGGGGAGCAGGTGAAGACACTGGGCTGTGACTTGAGGCTGGATGCTATTCCCTTCCAAACTGCCAAGGCCTCCAGACAAATTGCCAGTGAT TTCCGCTACAAGGCGTCCCATCTGAAGGAGAAGGGCCAGCAGGTGGGGCTGCGCTGTGTGGAGGATGACCCTAAGATGGTGCATTCTCTGGCTGCCAGCAAGCTCCAGAGCAACCTGGAGTATAAACGCCAGTCCAAGGAGGAGCGCTCCAACTTCAAAATCCATGCTGACCAGCCCGAGTTCCTGCAGGCCAAGAAGAGTCAAGCGCAGGCCAGTAACCTCAGCTACCGCCACAAGCTCCACGACTACACCTGTGACCCCGAACAGCTCAATCTCAAGCATGCCAAGCAGGCCTACAAGCTGCAGAGTGAT GTGAACTACAAGTCTGACTTGAACTGGACCAGGGGAGTGGGCTGGACCCCTCCCGGCTCCCACAAGGCCGAGCTCGCCCGACGGGCTGCAGAGCTGGGGCTGGCTGAGGGAGTTAGCACTGATGAGGCTATCGCAAAGTACCAGAACATGATGATG GTGTATCGCCAGCAgcagatggagcagcagcagcaacaacagcagcaacagcagcagatgtcAGAGCAGGTAGAGACCAGCGAAGAGATTCAGCAAGGCGTTAACATGGATGCCATGGAGGTCCTTCACGTCAAGAGGAAGAAGACCACCCAGATGGTCCAGAAAAAGTCCACTTCCACCACCACCTCATTCAAATCCATGGAGAAGAAGTCTAGCAGCAccacctcatcctcctcttctgccCTCCAGAACACAATCAAGACATCAATGTCTAGTAAAGCAGCTGCGATAGAAGATGCATAG